One Halichondria panicea chromosome 3, odHalPani1.1, whole genome shotgun sequence genomic region harbors:
- the LOC135333119 gene encoding uncharacterized protein LOC135333119 has product THNVRIAVTFQRFDAEWEEYIDLEDDTDKDVVVSPLLTDTSRCSTEDTEDTNELGDVCGPPDESFLACQSSPSYPSSIALYKIYTHLMTVWFKSFFYENDTSDESDQGGSDLVEKKVKKEEVKKETNLVNDSDDERLPEPFPLPKNLMTTSANKSFFSSIAAAMFQYKKYPDHDEKANVGRQIVTKYPFLATEASYTLNDRFKELRKKREKGTFSIPDVPEGEDDTSFKRHNRCLQAEWSKSSRNGW; this is encoded by the exons acacacaatgtaagAATTGCTGTCACATTCCAGCGCTTTGACGCAGAGTGGGAGGAATACATAGATCTCGAAGATGATACCGACAAGGACGTTGTGGTATCTCCTTTGCTGACTGACACTTCAAGGTGTTCAACAGAAGACACAGAAGACACTAATGAG CTAGGTGACGTGTGTGGACCACCTGATGAATCGTTTCTGGCATGCCAATCAAGCCCTTCCTACCCTTCCTCAATCGCACTCTACAAAAT CTATACTCACTTAATGACAGTTTGGTTCAAAAGCTTTTTTTATGAGAATGATACCTCTGATGAATCTGATCAGGGTGGGTCTGATTTAGTCGAGAAAAAAgtcaagaaagaagaagtcAAGAAAGAGACAAACCTAGTCAATGACAGTGACGATGAACGGTTGCCTGAACCCTTTCCATTACCAAAAAACTTAATGACTACTTCCGCTAACAAATCCTTCTTTTCATCCATTGCTGCCGCAATGTTTCAATACAAAAAATACCCAGATCATGATGAAAAGGCTAATGTTGGCAGGCAGATAGTGACGAAGTACCCATTTCTTGCTACTGAGGCGTCATAT ACCTTAAATGACAGGTTCAAGGAGTTACGGAAGAAAAGAGAGAAGGGTACATTTTCAATACCCGATGTACCAGAAGGTGAAGATGATACTTCTTTTAAAAGGCACAACCGGTGTCTCCAGGCAGAGTGGAGTAAGTCCAGTCGAAATGGCTGGTAG